From a region of the Gammaproteobacteria bacterium genome:
- the yajR gene encoding Inner membrane transport protein YajR, with protein MDSSDMNPGERRAIMALASIFSLRMLGLFMILPVFALYANKLTGVTPTLVGVAIGAYGLTQAILQIPFGMLSDRWGRKRIIALGLLIFAAGSVMAALSTSIWGVIWGRALQGAGAISGPVMALAADLTRETQRTKAMAIIGMSIGVSFAVAIVAAPTMDHWIGVSGIFWLIGGLAIAGIAVLRFSVPTPDASEEHRDVAAVPDQIKKVYRNLALRRLDFGILSLHAILTANWVVMPLILADYLPPQHHWWVYLPVLIFSGAAMVPFILMVDQPGRLKPIFLGAIILLGSAEALFIPGHVNIWAMGGILFVFFTALNLLEAILPSLMSKLAPPEAKGTAMGIYSTSQFLGAFIGGSLGGWIHGYFGISGVFMMGTTFAVLWGLITIGLQDLRSIKDTITRSN; from the coding sequence ATGGACAGTTCTGATATGAACCCTGGTGAACGCCGTGCCATAATGGCACTGGCAAGTATTTTTTCCCTGCGCATGCTTGGCCTGTTCATGATTCTTCCCGTTTTCGCCCTCTATGCCAATAAATTGACCGGAGTTACCCCAACCCTGGTGGGTGTAGCGATTGGAGCTTACGGGCTTACCCAGGCGATACTGCAAATTCCTTTCGGGATGCTGTCGGATCGTTGGGGACGCAAACGGATTATTGCCCTTGGCTTGCTGATTTTCGCTGCTGGAAGTGTTATGGCGGCGCTTTCCACTTCGATTTGGGGAGTCATCTGGGGCCGCGCCTTGCAGGGAGCGGGAGCGATTTCCGGGCCGGTCATGGCCTTGGCGGCGGATCTTACCCGGGAGACGCAACGCACTAAAGCCATGGCCATCATTGGCATGAGTATCGGAGTCTCCTTCGCGGTAGCCATCGTTGCTGCTCCGACCATGGACCACTGGATCGGAGTATCCGGGATTTTCTGGCTCATTGGCGGGTTGGCGATAGCGGGAATTGCCGTGCTCCGATTTTCCGTTCCGACCCCCGACGCTAGTGAAGAGCACCGCGATGTCGCAGCAGTACCCGATCAAATCAAAAAAGTCTATCGCAATTTGGCATTACGTCGCCTCGATTTCGGCATTCTGTCGCTACATGCCATTCTTACCGCCAATTGGGTAGTGATGCCGCTTATTCTCGCTGATTATTTGCCTCCCCAGCATCATTGGTGGGTTTATCTCCCCGTATTAATATTCTCGGGAGCGGCAATGGTCCCGTTTATTCTCATGGTGGATCAGCCAGGTCGCCTGAAGCCGATTTTTTTAGGCGCGATAATTCTTCTGGGGAGTGCGGAAGCGTTGTTTATTCCCGGCCACGTTAATATTTGGGCGATGGGAGGGATACTGTTTGTATTCTTCACGGCCCTTAATCTTTTAGAAGCCATACTCCCGTCTCTGATGTCTAAACTGGCGCCTCCCGAAGCCAAGGGCACTGCGATGGGGATTTACAGTACATCCCAGTTTTTGGGTGCATTCATTGGCGGCAGCCTGGGGGGATGGATACATGGGTATTTCGGCATCTCTGGCGTATTTATGATGGGAACCACATTCGCTGTTTTATGGGGACTGATAACTATTGGGCTTCAAGATCTACGTTCGATTAAAGATACAATTACGCGGTCTAACTAA
- a CDS encoding PPM family protein phosphatase: MDRHSPFFWSSASRTDTGKLRKHNEDNYLELSKRGLWVVADGMGGHQAGEIASATIVKTLEDMPPPVSLRSFVDEVEDRLLVCNSALRELAASRGPNQIIGSTVVVLITYGKLAIYLWAGDCRLYRYRRGELDQLTQDHTQVEEMVRMGLLEREAVRGHPNSNVVTRAVGAMNTLCMDLDVELVEAGDRFLLCSDGLDKELEDTEIRDILADGGDTQVVDTLVGLALSRRGRDNITVVTATAHCVAN; the protein is encoded by the coding sequence ATGGACCGTCATTCTCCCTTTTTCTGGTCCTCTGCTTCCCGTACCGACACGGGGAAGCTGCGCAAGCACAATGAGGATAATTATCTGGAGTTATCAAAACGAGGTCTATGGGTGGTAGCCGATGGCATGGGTGGTCATCAGGCCGGGGAAATAGCCAGCGCCACCATCGTCAAGACCCTTGAGGATATGCCACCTCCCGTCAGCTTACGTAGCTTTGTCGATGAGGTGGAAGATCGGCTTCTGGTATGCAACTCTGCGTTGCGTGAACTTGCCGCCTCCCGTGGCCCCAATCAGATTATTGGTTCCACGGTGGTGGTGCTAATTACCTATGGAAAACTCGCCATCTACTTGTGGGCCGGCGATTGTCGCTTATATCGCTATCGTCGGGGCGAGCTGGACCAGCTTACCCAAGATCATACCCAGGTGGAAGAAATGGTCAGGATGGGGCTGTTGGAGCGGGAAGCAGTTCGTGGACATCCTAATTCCAATGTCGTTACCCGCGCGGTAGGCGCGATGAACACCTTGTGCATGGACCTTGATGTTGAGCTTGTCGAGGCGGGTGATCGTTTTCTACTGTGTAGCGACGGGCTAGACAAGGAACTTGAGGATACTGAAATCCGCGATATTCTTGCCGATGGCGGAGATACCCAGGTAGTTGACACACTCGTTGGCCTTGCACTCTCCCGCCGGGGTCGGGATAACATCACCGTGGTAACCGCAACGGCGCACTGTGTGGCCAATTAA
- the ssb gene encoding Single-stranded DNA-binding protein, whose translation MARGVNKVILIGNLGRDPDIRYSPNGTAWGNINVATTERRKDSQSGEWQDHTEWHRVVLLGRMAEIAKEYLRKGSKIYIEGRLQTRKYTDKKDNIDRYQTEIVVNEMEMLDSKSGGVGASPHEDYAQGSASREPQGIRSSVMSPPRPQSAPEVGHETSYDDDVPF comes from the coding sequence ATGGCACGAGGGGTAAACAAGGTAATCTTGATCGGTAATTTGGGCCGGGATCCGGATATACGCTATAGTCCCAACGGTACAGCATGGGGCAACATCAATGTGGCAACCACCGAAAGGCGCAAGGATAGCCAGAGTGGGGAATGGCAGGATCATACCGAATGGCATCGCGTGGTCTTGCTGGGGCGCATGGCTGAGATCGCGAAGGAATACTTGCGCAAAGGCTCGAAGATCTATATCGAAGGCCGTTTGCAAACTCGTAAATATACAGATAAAAAGGATAATATCGATCGTTACCAAACGGAAATCGTGGTGAATGAAATGGAAATGCTTGACAGTAAGAGCGGTGGCGTGGGAGCGTCTCCTCATGAAGACTATGCTCAAGGAAGTGCATCACGGGAACCACAGGGAATCCGTTCTTCGGTGATGTCACCGCCCCGTCCGCAATCGGCACCCGAAGTCGGTCACGAAACGAGTTACGACGACGATGTTCCTTTTTGA